The genomic region GAAATATTTTCTAATTCACTAATAATTTATATTACTTTTGTATGAATCCTTTTTTTCATTATTATATTCTTTGAAGATTTCTTTCATTGATATTTTAGATATATTTTTAGTGGCTATTATTTTATTCCAAGTCTATAGATTAGTTTATAGCACTGCTGCTCTAAACATTTTTTATGGGATCATCGCAACTTTTATTTTCTGGAAAATAGTAGAAATTTATGAAATGAAACTCCTTAGCATAGTTATAAGTGCTTTTTTCAAAGGAGGTTTTCTAGCATTAATTATTGTGTTTCAACCAGAAATTAGAAAATTTCTACTCATAGTAGGAAGCAGAATATTTTTTAAGAAATTTATATTTTCTCTTTTTTTCAAAAAATCAAATGTTTCAATCAAAACTGAAACTATAGATAGTATTGTCAAATCTTGCGCAATTTTTTCAGGAGATAAAACAGGTGTTTTAATAGCAATTCAATTACATCAAGATCTTAAAGAATTTATCCAAAATGGAGATGAAATGGATGCTAAAGTTAATATTCCTATTCTAGAAAGTATTTTTTATAAAAATAGTCCATTACATGATGGAGCTGTAGTTGTTATAGGAAATAGAATAGTGAAAACAAGAGCAATTCTTCCTGTATCTTACAACAAAGAAATTCCATCACGTTTAGGTTTGCGTCATAGAGCTGCTATTGGTCTATCTGAAAAAACAGATGCTATATGCCTTGTCATTTCTGAAGAAACAGGTTATATATCTTATATTAAAGATCAAAAAAGAATTGTTATAACCAATATTAATAATCTAAAAATGAAACTTGAAGAAGATTTACTTTAATTTTATTTAAAGAATGAACATTCAAAATATATATCAATTATATATGATTTCTTCTGGAATAGAAACAAATAGTAAAAAAGTAAAAAAAGGATCTATTTTTATAGCTTTAAAAGGAAGAAATTTTGATGGAAATCAATTTGCTAATGAAGCCATTTCAAATGGAGCAATCCTAGCGATAGTAGATGATAAAAGAATTTTTCCCTGTAAAAAAATTGTTCACGTAGATAACACTTTATACTTTTTACAAAAATTAGCTATGTACCATAGATATCAATTACGTCATATTCCCATTATAGCTATTACAGGAAGCAATGGAAAAACCACTACAAAAGAGCTTACGAAAGCTATTCTTTCCAAGAAATATGAAAGAGTTCATTCTACTAGAGATAATTTCAATAATCATATAGGAATTCCATTAACTATACTTTCCATGCCTATCAATACACAAATCTCTGT from Blattabacterium cuenoti harbors:
- a CDS encoding diadenylate cyclase; this encodes MYESFFSLLYSLKISFIDILDIFLVAIILFQVYRLVYSTAALNIFYGIIATFIFWKIVEIYEMKLLSIVISAFFKGGFLALIIVFQPEIRKFLLIVGSRIFFKKFIFSLFFKKSNVSIKTETIDSIVKSCAIFSGDKTGVLIAIQLHQDLKEFIQNGDEMDAKVNIPILESIFYKNSPLHDGAVVVIGNRIVKTRAILPVSYNKEIPSRLGLRHRAAIGLSEKTDAICLVISEETGYISYIKDQKRIVITNINNLKMKLEEDLL